Proteins encoded by one window of Paenibacillus urinalis:
- a CDS encoding helix-turn-helix transcriptional regulator yields MNKSERLNDMIRYLNGREFFNLSDLMEQYDISKSTALRDISSLEQLGMPIYSEQGRHGRYGILKNRLLSPIIFTMDEVYALYFAMLTLEAYESTPFHLSVNQLNEKFENCLSNEQNKQIHRMKKILQFEMYKHHHASRFLDKILKSILHENSCRIQYTKNNQEKSYHVQFFKISAKFGQWYAAGIELNTNKHRVFRCDRITFIEEEDAESPFSIEELVSRSLEIYRAENSIEFKVEISEEARDIFYKEHYPSMRLESGNNTVIRGFYHPGEEAFIADYFMRFGPYVRSIQPVSLKQMIQDRIENLLNHYNNKL; encoded by the coding sequence GTGAATAAATCAGAAAGATTAAATGACATGATTAGATACTTGAATGGCCGAGAGTTCTTCAATCTAAGTGACTTAATGGAACAATACGATATCTCCAAAAGTACGGCATTGCGCGACATTAGCTCCTTAGAGCAATTGGGTATGCCCATTTATTCAGAGCAAGGCAGACATGGACGATATGGCATCTTAAAAAACAGATTATTATCGCCTATTATTTTTACGATGGATGAAGTGTATGCTCTGTATTTTGCCATGCTGACGTTAGAAGCCTATGAATCAACGCCCTTTCATTTAAGTGTCAATCAACTAAACGAGAAGTTTGAAAACTGTCTTTCTAACGAACAAAATAAACAAATTCACAGAATGAAAAAAATCCTGCAATTTGAAATGTACAAGCACCATCATGCGAGTCGTTTCTTAGACAAAATACTAAAAAGCATACTTCACGAGAACAGCTGCCGTATTCAGTACACAAAAAACAACCAGGAAAAAAGTTACCATGTTCAGTTTTTCAAAATTTCCGCCAAGTTTGGTCAATGGTATGCTGCTGGAATAGAGTTAAATACGAATAAACATAGAGTATTCAGGTGCGACAGAATAACTTTTATTGAAGAAGAGGACGCTGAATCTCCCTTTTCCATAGAAGAACTCGTCAGTCGCTCATTAGAAATTTACCGTGCTGAGAACAGTATTGAATTTAAAGTCGAGATTTCAGAAGAAGCTCGAGATATTTTTTATAAAGAACATTATCCTTCGATGAGATTAGAGAGTGGCAATAACACAGTTATACGGGGTTTCTATCATCCAGGAGAAGAAGCTTTTATAGCCGACTATTTTATGAGATTTGGACCTTATGTAAGATCCATACAGCCTGTTTCATTGAAACAAATGATCCAAGATCGAATCGAGAATCTTTTAAATCACTATAACAACAAGTTGTAG
- a CDS encoding VOC family protein → MSATLEVAIFLSMNGKAKEAIDFYKQHLNAEELLLVTYEDLAKRDSSMQLTDENKHYITHSVLSIGKTKVMIAEDPMDATEKYVVGNNTSLCIQSADLEEIEHFYNSLTTDDRVRIMVPLSSNVFSKAYGIIEDPFGIQIQFMYDDRLK, encoded by the coding sequence ATGAGTGCAACGCTAGAAGTAGCTATTTTCTTATCTATGAATGGAAAAGCAAAAGAAGCGATTGATTTCTACAAACAGCATTTAAATGCAGAGGAATTGTTACTGGTAACCTATGAAGACCTAGCAAAACGTGACAGCTCGATGCAGCTTACGGATGAAAATAAGCATTATATTACTCATTCCGTCTTATCCATTGGAAAAACAAAAGTCATGATCGCAGAAGATCCGATGGATGCCACAGAAAAATATGTAGTTGGCAACAACACCTCATTGTGTATTCAAAGTGCTGATTTAGAAGAAATCGAACATTTTTACAACAGCTTGACTACAGATGATAGGGTAAGAATCATGGTTCCTTTATCCAGCAATGTATTTAGCAAAGCATATGGCATTATTGAGGATCCGTTCGGTATTCAAATTCAATTCATGTACGATGATAGACTAAAATAA